One Kitasatospora sp. NBC_01287 DNA window includes the following coding sequences:
- a CDS encoding ATP-binding domain-containing protein, producing the protein MSQTHDPESGPQEAALPEPRTEAAPGGEAAPGGEAAPGGEAAPGGETVVPPEGEVAAKAAEVAALAEAIRTIGGGSGGAGDGSAGGAAAGAAGAAAAPDEARASALSAVGEVLAAGGAPAPAVPALASAAVAAFGEGAATALREDPWALLGLPGTRPEQADGFARALLGAEAGPGDPRRGQALAVWLLEQAAVRGHSALEAGELREGLAKLGLPEPEQALQEAVLDGRVMPFQEEETGPGARATEEDEEPPVRMLLALERLALAEDSAADGLVRITSTFEPPADGDSDSDSANGDGDAADASPDTHDTPDARSRRSPTAEAWEAAAAAAPSASAGALVRTVAAHPLVLHTGDAASRAELAALLAAARGLGLRAWGAAWGEHGREALAAQLPPADRNASVTLAQLLDGGQDGPGRAEDGSLAIDLLIVQDAPLLDLELAATLVEALADGTRLVLSGDPGQLWSAGPGRLFADLLAAKPCPVVASRTPDLSPIGELVSGIGIGELQSVEAPEKEVVILTAREAGEAVHRAVQLLTDSIPRALGIPVEQTVLLTPGHAGPAGTRALNAAAKAKLNPGPGRFAGFDPGDRVVLSPLPGVNRPGTVLGGDQTGLRLALTDVAEEVLLPPAQIDRLRHGWALTAHQAVGRRWPGVVVVLPEDAAATLTRQWVYTAFSRAERHLSVVHAAGPALAQAVAERPAVARTTRLRAILAEHTEQAY; encoded by the coding sequence GTGAGTCAGACGCACGACCCGGAGTCGGGTCCGCAGGAGGCCGCGCTGCCCGAGCCGCGCACCGAGGCGGCACCGGGCGGTGAGGCCGCGCCGGGCGGTGAGGCCGCGCCGGGCGGTGAGGCCGCGCCGGGCGGTGAGACGGTGGTGCCGCCGGAGGGCGAGGTGGCGGCGAAGGCTGCCGAGGTGGCCGCGCTGGCGGAGGCGATCCGGACGATCGGCGGTGGGTCCGGTGGGGCCGGCGATGGCTCGGCCGGTGGAGCGGCGGCGGGAGCAGCGGGGGCGGCGGCCGCACCCGACGAGGCCAGGGCCAGCGCGCTGAGCGCCGTCGGCGAGGTGCTGGCCGCCGGCGGGGCACCCGCACCCGCCGTACCCGCGCTGGCGTCGGCCGCCGTGGCCGCCTTCGGCGAGGGCGCGGCCACTGCCCTGCGGGAGGACCCGTGGGCGCTGCTCGGCCTCCCCGGCACCCGGCCCGAGCAGGCCGACGGCTTCGCCCGAGCCCTGCTCGGCGCCGAGGCCGGCCCCGGCGATCCCCGGCGCGGCCAGGCGCTGGCCGTCTGGCTGCTGGAGCAGGCCGCCGTGCGCGGTCACTCGGCGCTGGAGGCGGGCGAGCTGCGTGAGGGCCTGGCCAAACTCGGCCTGCCCGAGCCCGAGCAGGCGCTGCAGGAAGCCGTGCTGGACGGCCGGGTGATGCCGTTCCAGGAGGAGGAGACCGGCCCCGGGGCGCGCGCCACCGAGGAGGACGAGGAGCCGCCGGTCCGGATGCTGCTCGCGCTGGAGCGGCTCGCGCTCGCCGAGGACAGCGCGGCGGACGGGCTGGTCCGGATCACGTCCACCTTCGAGCCGCCCGCCGACGGCGACAGCGACAGCGACAGCGCCAACGGTGACGGTGACGCGGCCGACGCGAGCCCCGATACTCACGACACTCCCGACGCCCGCAGCCGCCGCTCACCGACCGCCGAGGCCTGGGAGGCCGCGGCCGCCGCCGCACCGTCCGCCTCGGCGGGCGCGCTGGTCCGGACCGTCGCCGCGCACCCGCTGGTGCTGCACACCGGGGACGCCGCCTCCCGCGCCGAGCTCGCCGCGCTGCTCGCAGCCGCCCGCGGCCTGGGCCTGCGGGCTTGGGGCGCCGCCTGGGGCGAGCACGGGCGGGAGGCGCTGGCGGCACAGCTGCCGCCGGCCGACCGCAACGCCTCCGTCACCCTCGCCCAGCTGCTCGACGGCGGCCAGGACGGGCCTGGGCGGGCCGAGGACGGCTCGCTCGCCATCGACCTGCTGATCGTCCAGGACGCCCCGCTGCTCGATCTGGAGCTGGCCGCCACCCTGGTGGAGGCGCTGGCCGACGGCACCCGACTGGTGCTGAGCGGCGACCCCGGGCAGCTCTGGTCGGCCGGTCCCGGGCGGCTCTTCGCCGACCTGCTCGCCGCCAAACCCTGCCCTGTGGTCGCCTCCCGCACCCCCGACCTCAGCCCGATCGGCGAGTTGGTCTCCGGCATCGGCATCGGCGAGCTGCAGAGCGTCGAGGCGCCGGAGAAGGAGGTGGTGATCCTCACCGCGCGCGAGGCCGGCGAGGCCGTCCACCGGGCCGTCCAGCTGCTCACCGACTCGATCCCGCGCGCGCTCGGCATCCCCGTCGAGCAGACGGTGCTGCTGACCCCGGGGCACGCCGGGCCCGCCGGCACCCGGGCACTGAACGCCGCTGCCAAGGCCAAGCTGAACCCGGGCCCCGGGCGGTTCGCCGGCTTCGACCCCGGCGACCGGGTGGTCCTTTCCCCGCTGCCCGGGGTCAACCGCCCCGGCACGGTGCTCGGTGGCGACCAGACGGGCCTGCGGCTGGCCCTGACCGACGTGGCCGAGGAGGTGCTGCTCCCGCCCGCCCAGATCGACCGGCTGCGCCACGGCTGGGCACTGACGGCCCATCAGGCCGTCGGCCGACGCTGGCCCGGCGTCGTGGTGGTACTGCCCGAGGACGCGGCGGCCACGCTGACCCGGCAGTGGGTCTACACGGCGTTCAGCCGCGCCGAGCGCCACCTGTCCGTGGTGCACGCCGCCGGCCCCGCGCTGGCCCAGGCCGTCGCGGAGCGGCCGGCCGTCGCCAGGACCACCCGGCTGCGGGCGATCCTGGCCGAGCACACCGAGCAGGCGTACTGA
- a CDS encoding DUF5703 family protein encodes MVRQPEYEYQSLRMPRGTTRNAARQLLTEHAEYGHWELDRLRLFPDGSRTVLLRRRIIRQVRSW; translated from the coding sequence CTGGTCCGACAGCCCGAGTACGAGTACCAGTCACTGCGCATGCCGCGCGGCACCACGCGCAACGCGGCACGGCAGCTGCTCACCGAGCACGCCGAGTACGGGCACTGGGAGCTGGACAGACTGCGGCTGTTCCCGGACGGCAGCCGGACGGTGCTGCTGCGGCGGCGGATCATCCGGCAGGTCCGCAGCTGGTGA
- a CDS encoding chaplin, producing the protein MATGSVLASTAGYAYAGADADGAAAGSPGVGSGNTVQVPVDAPVNLCGNTVDVVGLLNPAYGNQCGNSSPQGGQHTGRHGGQKGGGQQSGGQNGGGQQGGSQSGDQSGSQAGGQPSGGDQGSWPGSPGGPGSPGGSVVNPPASGPAGSGTGAVPGGGSSASGVTSNSPGVGSGNNAQLPTDVPVNLCGISGSVVGALNPVMGNGCANQESAPAAPAPGPQTPPVWTPPVQTPPAQTQPIGSTRTATTPVAVPVAAPVAAPIAVPVVAGRPAVGQLAFTGADGLGVLVPAGLGLLIAGGVLYRRTRTAA; encoded by the coding sequence GTGGCCACCGGCAGTGTGCTGGCCTCCACCGCGGGCTATGCGTACGCCGGTGCGGACGCGGACGGGGCCGCGGCCGGCTCCCCGGGGGTCGGCTCGGGCAACACGGTGCAGGTGCCGGTGGACGCTCCGGTCAATCTCTGCGGCAACACGGTCGACGTGGTCGGGCTGCTGAACCCGGCATACGGGAACCAGTGCGGCAACAGCTCGCCGCAGGGCGGCCAGCACACCGGACGGCACGGCGGTCAGAAGGGCGGCGGTCAGCAGAGCGGCGGTCAGAACGGCGGCGGTCAGCAGGGCGGCAGCCAGTCCGGTGATCAGTCCGGCAGCCAAGCCGGGGGGCAGCCCAGCGGGGGTGACCAGGGCTCCTGGCCGGGCAGTCCGGGCGGTCCGGGCAGCCCGGGCGGTTCGGTGGTCAACCCGCCCGCCAGTGGCCCGGCCGGCAGCGGCACCGGGGCCGTCCCCGGTGGCGGTAGCTCGGCTTCCGGCGTCACCTCGAACTCGCCCGGGGTGGGCTCGGGCAACAACGCCCAACTCCCCACGGACGTGCCGGTCAACCTCTGCGGCATCTCGGGCAGCGTGGTCGGCGCCCTCAACCCGGTCATGGGCAACGGCTGCGCCAACCAGGAGAGCGCCCCGGCCGCCCCGGCGCCCGGCCCGCAGACTCCGCCGGTCTGGACGCCGCCCGTCCAGACTCCGCCGGCTCAGACGCAGCCGATCGGCAGCACCCGGACCGCGACCACTCCCGTGGCCGTTCCCGTGGCCGCCCCGGTGGCGGCGCCGATCGCCGTGCCGGTGGTCGCCGGCCGTCCGGCTGTCGGCCAGCTCGCCTTCACCGGTGCCGACGGCCTCGGTGTGCTCGTGCCGGCCGGTCTCGGGCTGCTGATCGCGGGCGGGGTGCTCTACCGCCGCACCCGTACGGCGGCCTGA